The following are from one region of the Streptomyces fradiae genome:
- a CDS encoding type II toxin-antitoxin system Phd/YefM family antitoxin encodes MTYEIPVTQARAELADLINRVVYGDERVVVTRHGKPLVALVSAADLEKLEALREPAEEPVISSVSRIGGSASAAGEQRRFGIAAHHQDPGASRS; translated from the coding sequence GGTGACGCAAGCGCGCGCCGAGCTCGCGGACCTGATCAACCGCGTCGTGTACGGCGACGAGCGGGTGGTCGTCACCCGCCACGGCAAGCCGCTCGTCGCCCTGGTCTCCGCCGCCGACCTGGAGAAACTCGAGGCGCTGCGGGAGCCGGCCGAGGAGCCGGTGATCAGCTCGGTGTCGCGGATCGGCGGCTCGGCGTCCGCCGCGGGCGAACAGCGCAGGTTCGGCATCGCCGCCCACCATCAGGACCCGGGCGCGTCCCGGTCCTGA
- a CDS encoding urease subunit gamma has protein sequence MQLSPHEQERLLIHVAADVAEKRRARGVRLNHPEAVALITSHVLEGARDGRTVAELMASGRKVLTRDEVMDGIPEMIHDVQIEATFPDGTKLVTVHDPIV, from the coding sequence GTGCAACTCAGCCCCCATGAGCAGGAACGTCTGCTCATCCATGTCGCGGCCGACGTGGCCGAGAAGCGCCGGGCGCGCGGCGTGCGGCTCAACCACCCCGAGGCCGTCGCCCTCATCACCTCGCACGTCCTCGAAGGCGCCCGCGACGGCCGGACCGTCGCCGAGCTCATGGCCTCCGGCCGCAAGGTGCTCACCCGCGACGAGGTCATGGACGGCATCCCCGAGATGATCCACGATGTCCAGATCGAGGCCACCTTCCCGGACGGGACCAAGCTCGTCACCGTCCACGACCCCATCGTCTGA